A region from the Nostoc sp. HK-01 genome encodes:
- a CDS encoding phosphoribosylformyl glycinamidine synthetase II: MTTTPKDPFSPQEIAAEGIKPEEYAEIVRRLGRHPNKAELGMFGVMWSEHCCYKNSRPLLKQFPTTGPRILVGPGENAGVVDLGEGLQLAFKIESHNHPSAVEPFQGAATGVGGILRDIFTMGARPIALLNSLRFGSLEDARTQRIFTGVVSGISHYGNCVGVPTVGGEVYFDPAYAGNPLVNVMALGLMETSEIVKSGASGLGNPVLYVGSTTGRDGMGGASFASAELSDASMDDRPAVQVGDPFLEKSLIEACLEAFKTGAVVAAQDMGAAGITCSTSEMAAKGGVGIELDLNKIPVRETGMVPYEYLLSESQERMLFVAHKGREQELIDIFHRWGLQAVVAGKVIAEPIVRIIFRGKIAAEIPADALAENTPLYERELLAEPPEYARQAWEWTADALPACTIAGIGSHSWHDILLTLLDTPTIASKNWVYRQYDHQVQNNTVTLPGGADAAVVRLRPLEGQGSKGAGVQGGGTYKTAVAATVDCNPRYVYLDPYEGAKAVVAEAARNLSCVGAEPLAVTDNLNFGSPEKPIGYWQLAEACRGLAEGCQALSTPVTGGNVSLYNETLDSQGNPQPIYPTPVVGMVGLIPDFTKICGQAWQASGDVIYLLGLTVQAKVELGASEYLATIHNTVAGRPPRVNFDLERRVQQVCREGIREGWVRSAHDCAEGGLVVALAESSIAGNLGAEVKLEIAPNQLQRLDEVLFGEGGARIIVSVGSEQQEMWESYLQAHLGQNWQKLGTVNNCDAGLTVLTTDNQTLITVSIEDMKGSYNNAIAKRLAA; the protein is encoded by the coding sequence AACTGGGAATGTTTGGGGTGATGTGGTCAGAACATTGCTGCTACAAAAATTCCCGACCATTACTCAAACAATTTCCGACTACAGGCCCCCGCATTCTCGTAGGCCCTGGTGAAAATGCCGGAGTTGTTGACCTAGGTGAAGGATTACAACTGGCCTTTAAAATTGAATCTCATAACCACCCTTCGGCTGTCGAACCCTTCCAAGGAGCCGCCACGGGTGTCGGTGGTATCCTCAGAGATATTTTTACAATGGGTGCGCGTCCCATTGCTTTGTTAAACTCCCTGCGCTTCGGTTCTCTAGAAGATGCTAGAACCCAAAGGATATTCACTGGGGTAGTATCAGGCATCAGCCATTATGGTAACTGTGTTGGGGTACCCACTGTTGGTGGTGAAGTCTACTTTGACCCTGCTTATGCGGGAAATCCCTTAGTCAATGTGATGGCGTTGGGATTGATGGAAACGTCAGAAATTGTTAAATCTGGTGCATCAGGTTTGGGTAATCCTGTGTTGTATGTCGGTTCCACTACGGGACGCGATGGGATGGGCGGTGCAAGCTTCGCCAGTGCGGAATTAAGTGATGCGTCAATGGATGACCGTCCGGCTGTGCAGGTGGGCGACCCATTTCTAGAAAAGTCATTAATTGAAGCTTGTTTAGAAGCATTTAAAACAGGTGCAGTTGTCGCCGCCCAAGATATGGGTGCAGCGGGGATCACCTGTTCTACTTCCGAAATGGCTGCCAAAGGCGGTGTCGGCATTGAGTTAGATTTAAATAAGATTCCCGTGCGGGAAACGGGCATGGTTCCTTATGAATATTTACTTTCGGAATCTCAAGAACGAATGTTATTTGTTGCCCATAAAGGTCGGGAACAAGAATTAATTGATATTTTTCATCGTTGGGGACTTCAGGCTGTTGTCGCTGGTAAAGTGATTGCTGAACCCATTGTGCGAATTATATTTCGGGGGAAAATTGCCGCAGAAATTCCCGCTGATGCTTTAGCAGAAAATACCCCACTTTACGAGCGTGAGTTATTGGCAGAACCGCCAGAATACGCCCGTCAAGCTTGGGAATGGACAGCAGATGCTTTACCTGCTTGTACAATTGCGGGTATCGGCAGCCACAGTTGGCACGATATCTTATTGACTTTATTAGATACACCTACGATCGCCTCGAAAAATTGGGTATACCGCCAGTACGACCATCAGGTGCAAAATAATACTGTCACTCTTCCAGGCGGTGCAGATGCGGCTGTAGTCCGTTTGCGTCCACTGGAAGGGCAAGGGAGCAAGGGAGCAGGGGTGCAGGGGGGGGGTACTTATAAAACCGCTGTGGCGGCTACGGTAGATTGCAATCCCCGCTATGTTTACCTTGATCCCTATGAAGGTGCTAAGGCGGTTGTAGCAGAAGCCGCACGCAATCTTAGCTGTGTGGGTGCAGAACCACTGGCTGTGACTGATAACCTGAATTTTGGCAGTCCCGAAAAACCCATTGGTTATTGGCAATTGGCAGAGGCTTGTCGGGGTTTGGCAGAAGGTTGTCAAGCACTATCTACACCAGTCACAGGGGGGAATGTTTCTCTCTACAATGAAACCCTCGATTCTCAAGGAAACCCCCAACCAATTTATCCGACTCCTGTGGTGGGGATGGTCGGGTTGATTCCTGATTTCACGAAAATTTGTGGTCAAGCTTGGCAAGCAAGCGGTGATGTCATTTATTTATTAGGGTTAACCGTACAAGCCAAAGTTGAATTGGGAGCCTCGGAATATTTAGCTACTATCCACAATACTGTAGCTGGCAGACCACCACGGGTAAATTTTGACTTAGAACGCCGTGTGCAGCAGGTTTGCCGTGAGGGCATTCGGGAGGGTTGGGTGCGTTCAGCCCATGATTGTGCTGAAGGCGGATTAGTTGTAGCGTTGGCAGAATCTTCAATTGCGGGCAATTTGGGTGCCGAAGTGAAATTAGAAATCGCCCCAAACCAGTTACAACGTCTTGATGAAGTGCTGTTCGGTGAAGGCGGGGCGAGAATTATCGTTTCCGTGGGATCAGAACAACAAGAAATGTGGGAATCATACTTACAGGCACATCTGGGACAAAATTGGCAAAAACTAGGCACGGTTAATAATTGTGATGCAGGTTTGACGGTTTTAACTACTGATAATCAAACCTTAATCACAGTTAGTATTGAAGATATGAAGGGTAGTTACAATAATGCGATCGCCAAACGCCTCGCAGCATAA
- a CDS encoding amidophosphoribosyltransferase: MIPIHSVTSDEYPEQTCNSTNSQENRPDKPEEACGVFGLYAPEQDVAKLTYFGLYALQHRGQESAGIATFEGTKVHLHKDMGLVSQVFNESILEELPGNLAVGHTRYSTTGSSRRVNAQPAVVETRLGSIALAHNGNLVNTMQLREELLQSNFNLVTTTDSEMIAFAIAEAVNAGADWLDGAIQAFHRCQGAFSLVIATPVGVMGTRDPNGIRPLVIGTVGSNPVRYVLSSETCGLDIIGAEYLRDVEPGELVWITEEGLASYHWSQQPQRKLCIFEMIYFARPDSVMHNESLYSYRMRLGRQLAAESFVEADIVFGVPDSGIPAAIGFSQASGVSYGEGLIKNRYVGRTFIQPTQNMRESGIRMKLNPLKDVLAGKRVVIVDDSIVRGTTSRKLVKALRDAGAAEVHMRISSPPVTHPCFYGIDTDTQDQLIAATKSVAEIAQQLEVNSLAYLSWEGMLTATREDTNSFCSACFTGDYPIAIPEQVKRSKLILEKVVV; this comes from the coding sequence ATGATTCCCATCCATTCCGTCACTTCGGATGAATACCCCGAACAGACTTGCAACTCAACTAATAGTCAAGAAAATCGTCCTGATAAGCCAGAAGAAGCTTGCGGTGTCTTTGGCCTCTACGCACCAGAACAAGACGTTGCTAAACTGACCTACTTTGGATTGTATGCCCTCCAACATCGGGGTCAAGAGTCAGCTGGGATTGCGACTTTTGAAGGTACAAAAGTCCACCTCCACAAAGATATGGGCTTGGTGTCTCAAGTATTTAACGAGTCTATTTTAGAAGAGTTGCCAGGAAATCTCGCCGTTGGTCATACTCGCTATTCCACCACTGGTTCTAGTCGCAGAGTTAACGCCCAGCCTGCGGTAGTGGAAACGCGCTTAGGTTCCATAGCACTCGCACATAACGGTAATCTTGTCAATACAATGCAATTGCGGGAGGAGTTACTCCAGAGCAATTTTAACTTAGTCACCACCACCGACTCCGAAATGATTGCCTTTGCGATTGCCGAAGCAGTCAACGCTGGTGCAGACTGGTTAGATGGGGCAATTCAAGCATTTCACCGCTGTCAAGGAGCCTTTAGTTTAGTCATTGCTACACCAGTTGGGGTGATGGGAACCCGTGATCCTAACGGTATTCGACCTTTAGTAATTGGAACCGTAGGTAGCAATCCAGTTCGTTACGTATTATCTTCTGAAACTTGCGGTTTAGATATTATTGGCGCTGAATACCTGCGAGATGTCGAACCAGGCGAGTTAGTCTGGATTACGGAAGAAGGTTTGGCTTCTTATCACTGGAGTCAACAACCGCAACGTAAATTGTGCATTTTTGAAATGATTTACTTTGCCCGTCCTGATAGCGTTATGCACAACGAAAGTTTATATAGCTATCGGATGCGTTTAGGCAGACAACTCGCAGCCGAATCTTTTGTGGAAGCTGATATTGTCTTTGGTGTACCTGATTCTGGTATCCCCGCCGCCATCGGATTTTCTCAAGCTTCCGGTGTATCCTACGGTGAGGGCTTGATTAAGAATCGCTACGTTGGGCGTACCTTTATTCAACCAACCCAAAACATGCGCGAGTCAGGTATCCGCATGAAACTCAACCCCCTCAAAGATGTACTGGCGGGTAAACGAGTTGTGATTGTCGATGATTCAATTGTGCGGGGAACTACGAGCCGTAAACTGGTGAAAGCCTTGCGTGATGCAGGTGCAGCAGAAGTACACATGCGAATTTCTTCCCCGCCTGTTACACACCCTTGCTTTTACGGCATTGATACCGATACTCAAGATCAATTAATTGCCGCTACCAAATCAGTTGCAGAAATTGCTCAACAATTAGAAGTCAACTCCCTAGCCTATCTCAGTTGGGAAGGAATGCTCACAGCGACAAGAGAAGATACCAATAGTTTTTGTTCTGCCTGCTTTACCGGAGATTACCCGATCGCCATTCCTGAACAAGTAAAACGTTCTAAATTGATTTTAGAAAAGGTAGTAGTCTAG
- a CDS encoding response regulator receiver signal transduction histidine kinase has protein sequence MSSLLPSPDKILVVDDSPDNVFLIKTILEEEGYIVSTAENGIVALTHLQASPCDLVLLDLMMPGMDGYEVTRRIRGEMNLQQYIPILLITAHDAPNVARGLDLGADDFIRKPVTVDELLARVRSLLRLKHSMDERDEIARQREDFVSRLTHDLRTPLVAADRMLMLFEQGALGQLSSQMQEALTIMARSNTNLLSMVNTLLEVYRFEAGRKTLAFQPVDLKQLIAEVVGELTPLAQVKALTIKQEYAEELTKSNIMGDRLELHRLLTNLIGNAIKFTESGQVAIRLSSVQENNEISASRLSSSTPSGDYINIVVADTGSGIPPEEQTTLFQRFRQGSHKSSGSGLGLYLSRRIVEAHQGQIFVNSVLGKGSEFIVRLPIKP, from the coding sequence ATGAGTTCACTATTGCCTAGCCCTGACAAAATTTTGGTTGTCGATGATTCTCCAGATAATGTTTTTTTAATTAAAACAATACTTGAAGAAGAAGGATATATAGTTAGTACTGCCGAAAACGGTATTGTAGCATTAACACACTTACAAGCGTCTCCCTGTGACTTGGTATTGCTTGATTTAATGATGCCAGGTATGGATGGCTATGAAGTCACCAGGCGCATCCGTGGGGAAATGAATTTGCAGCAATATATTCCCATTCTGTTAATTACGGCTCACGATGCACCCAATGTCGCACGTGGATTAGATTTGGGTGCTGATGATTTTATTCGTAAACCTGTAACCGTAGATGAATTACTCGCCAGAGTGCGATCGCTTTTACGGCTAAAACATAGTATGGATGAGCGTGATGAAATTGCCCGTCAACGAGAAGATTTTGTTTCCCGCCTCACCCATGACTTACGTACGCCCTTAGTTGCTGCTGATCGGATGTTAATGCTGTTTGAGCAAGGTGCTTTAGGGCAGTTATCGTCGCAAATGCAAGAAGCACTCACCATTATGGCGCGTAGCAATACTAACTTGCTGTCGATGGTGAATACCTTATTAGAAGTTTATCGATTTGAAGCTGGGCGCAAAACCCTAGCCTTTCAACCCGTTGATTTAAAGCAGTTAATTGCCGAAGTAGTTGGTGAACTAACACCCTTAGCACAAGTTAAAGCCCTAACTATCAAACAGGAGTACGCCGAAGAATTAACCAAAAGTAATATTATGGGCGATCGCTTGGAACTGCACCGTCTTTTAACTAACTTGATAGGTAATGCCATTAAATTTACTGAATCTGGCCAAGTAGCAATTCGTCTTTCCTCTGTACAGGAAAATAATGAAATTTCTGCCTCTAGACTCTCGTCATCTACCCCTAGTGGTGATTATATTAATATTGTGGTAGCCGATACTGGTTCAGGTATTCCGCCTGAAGAACAAACTACCTTGTTTCAAAGATTTCGCCAAGGTAGCCATAAAAGTTCCGGTAGTGGTTTGGGACTATACCTTTCTCGTCGTATTGTTGAGGCACATCAAGGTCAGATTTTTGTTAATTCCGTATTAGGTAAAGGTAGTGAATTTATTGTACGTTTACCAATTAAACCCTAA
- a CDS encoding aldehyde dehydrogenase: MITTELSKITELIHKQREFFQTGKTKDIGFRLEKLRTLKQAIVENETAIAQALQADFHKPDFESYATEISVTKEIDYAIKHLHSWAKPQKAEVPIEFFSYSAKIYAEPLGVVLIIGPWNYPFNLIIAPLVGAIAAGNCSILKPSEIAPATSSLLAQMMGKYFEPEFITVVEGGVEASQKLLAEKFDHIFFTGGTSVGKIVMEAAAKHLTPVTLELGGKSPCIVDADINLEHTIRRITWGKFINAGQTCVAPDYLLVDKKIKPDLINGLKKSITEFYGDNPQNSSDYARIISQKHCERLIKLLDKGEIIVGGESQLEERYIAPTIIDQVSLTDPVMQEEIFGPILPIIEYTDIKEAIALINSKPKPLALYLFSQNKNLQQRVLQETSSGGVCLNDTVLHVGVSSLPFGGVGDSGIGNYHGKAGFDTFSHHKSVLRNSFWLDLKWRYAPYQGKLAFLKRLIGS; the protein is encoded by the coding sequence ATGATTACTACAGAATTATCTAAAATTACTGAGCTTATTCACAAACAACGAGAATTTTTTCAAACTGGAAAAACAAAAGATATAGGTTTTCGGTTAGAAAAACTCAGAACACTCAAACAAGCAATAGTTGAAAATGAAACAGCTATTGCCCAAGCATTGCAAGCTGATTTTCATAAACCAGACTTTGAGTCTTACGCAACAGAAATCAGTGTTACTAAAGAAATTGATTATGCTATCAAACATCTGCATTCATGGGCTAAACCTCAGAAAGCAGAAGTGCCAATAGAATTTTTTTCTTATTCAGCTAAAATTTATGCTGAACCTTTAGGAGTCGTTTTAATTATCGGCCCTTGGAATTATCCCTTTAATTTAATTATTGCACCTTTAGTAGGGGCGATCGCCGCAGGTAATTGTTCAATTCTCAAGCCTTCAGAAATTGCCCCCGCCACCTCTAGTTTATTAGCTCAGATGATGGGTAAATATTTTGAACCAGAGTTTATTACTGTAGTTGAAGGTGGAGTGGAAGCAAGTCAAAAACTACTCGCAGAAAAGTTTGATCATATCTTTTTTACTGGTGGTACATCTGTTGGCAAAATTGTCATGGAAGCAGCAGCAAAACATCTCACACCAGTTACTTTAGAATTAGGCGGCAAAAGCCCTTGTATTGTTGATGCTGATATAAATCTAGAACATACAATCAGACGCATTACTTGGGGGAAATTTATTAATGCCGGACAAACTTGTGTTGCACCTGACTATCTGTTGGTTGATAAAAAAATCAAACCAGATTTAATCAATGGCTTGAAAAAAAGCATTACAGAATTTTATGGAGATAATCCCCAAAATAGTAGCGATTATGCCAGAATCATCAGTCAAAAACATTGTGAAAGGTTAATTAAACTTCTCGATAAAGGGGAAATTATTGTTGGTGGAGAAAGCCAATTAGAAGAACGCTACATTGCTCCCACAATTATTGATCAAGTCTCGTTAACAGACCCAGTGATGCAGGAAGAAATTTTTGGCCCAATTTTACCTATAATTGAATATACAGATATTAAAGAAGCGATCGCCTTAATTAATTCCAAACCCAAACCCTTAGCTTTATACTTATTCTCACAAAACAAAAACCTGCAACAGCGAGTTTTACAAGAAACTTCTTCTGGTGGTGTTTGTCTTAACGACACAGTACTGCATGTAGGTGTCTCATCTTTACCCTTTGGTGGTGTTGGTGATAGCGGTATTGGTAACTATCATGGCAAAGCTGGTTTTGATACCTTTTCTCACCATAAAAGCGTCCTCCGCAACTCCTTCTGGCTAGATTTAAAATGGCGCTACGCTCCATATCAAGGCAAATTAGCTTTCTTGAAACGACTAATTGGGTCATAA
- a CDS encoding oxidoreductase molybdopterin binding protein — protein sequence MLGKFFQKPDKEQGERVPPGQHLAKGFPVLTYGATPQVNIEEWEFRVWGSAKPAVFTWSEFMALPQHEFTADFHCVTRWSKLDVKWTGVKVTDFMNLIELEPETAHVMEHCYGDYTTNIAIEDFVREENFFAVQLFGEPLPAEHGGPLRLVVPHLYAWKSAKWINGLEFLKKEELGFWERNGYHRRGEPWAEERYSGRF from the coding sequence ATGTTAGGAAAGTTTTTTCAAAAACCAGACAAAGAACAAGGAGAACGAGTTCCGCCTGGGCAGCACCTCGCTAAAGGTTTCCCTGTACTCACCTATGGTGCAACTCCCCAAGTCAATATAGAAGAGTGGGAATTTCGTGTTTGGGGTTCAGCCAAGCCTGCTGTGTTCACTTGGTCAGAGTTTATGGCGCTACCACAGCACGAATTTACAGCAGATTTTCACTGTGTCACACGCTGGTCTAAACTAGATGTCAAGTGGACAGGGGTTAAGGTGACAGACTTCATGAATTTGATTGAGCTAGAACCGGAGACTGCCCATGTGATGGAACATTGCTATGGTGACTACACGACGAATATCGCCATAGAAGATTTTGTCCGTGAAGAAAATTTCTTTGCTGTTCAATTATTTGGAGAGCCATTACCCGCAGAACACGGTGGCCCCTTACGTTTAGTTGTCCCCCACCTTTACGCCTGGAAAAGTGCCAAATGGATTAATGGTTTAGAGTTTCTGAAAAAAGAAGAACTAGGTTTTTGGGAGCGCAACGGCTATCATCGCCGGGGTGAACCTTGGGCGGAAGAACGCTATAGTGGGAGGTTTTGA
- the rpl32 gene encoding 50S ribosomal protein L32 yields MAVPKKKTSKSKRDKRRATWRHKAAVEAQKALSLGKSILTGRSTFVYPTPEEEDEES; encoded by the coding sequence ATGGCTGTTCCTAAGAAGAAAACTTCTAAATCTAAACGCGATAAACGTCGAGCTACTTGGAGACATAAAGCTGCTGTTGAAGCTCAAAAAGCTCTCTCCCTGGGCAAGTCAATTTTGACTGGACGTTCTACCTTTGTCTATCCTACTCCTGAAGAAGAGGACGAAGAGTCATAA
- a CDS encoding peptidase C14 caspase catalytic subunit p20, with amino-acid sequence MANYWAIAIGINQYQFFQPLRCAQADAEALKDFLVQETGFSPQRCLLMTDTSPPISDRSTYPTKDNILLLLEDLAAACWQPGDHLWLFFSGYGVNYGGQDYLMPVEGNPELVQETGIEMRSLMQSLQIADLNVLVLLDINRASSTQADATVGQETIELAQELQLATIVSCEPEQFSRESSELGYGFFTAALLAALRSGHGSSLADLNSYLNVFTPELCQHYWRPTQSPVAIIPANPPTILPQLEVNHTVTEVPSTLEPTEAKPHELESTEAEGSIFPEENFAMALAAPPLAPSPKNPANSAHISIWEESPAIQSVVRARSPQLTFPNLPLGEQQLSKSPDLVAKQEYGNQQPQSSIPSPETGMGGRFIPDVPQAYVSRLSQKKIKNSLWQQFAFWGSGMMLLTALVTVVVLRNQEKFVAGREALSASPHDRLIPAKNQSNAQITSLSESKSRNQAVLDLAKMSLRQTQATDLSLAIATARKIQAGEPLYEQAQENINIWSNMILNLAEGRAKQRQYANAIAAAQLISKEGSLYPQAQAAIKQWRQEAKQYLANKTLLEAANALIKPEQASTYNRAIEVAKRVPQGQPGFDLAQKSINKWSEKILDLAKSRAAEGDPQAAIATATLVPEETSVYEDAQEAIRKWQKK; translated from the coding sequence ATGGCAAATTACTGGGCGATCGCAATCGGCATCAATCAATATCAATTCTTTCAACCCTTACGTTGCGCCCAAGCTGATGCCGAGGCGCTAAAAGATTTTTTGGTTCAAGAAACAGGTTTTTCACCCCAACGCTGTCTATTAATGACAGATACTTCGCCGCCTATTAGTGATAGATCTACTTATCCGACAAAAGACAATATTCTGTTGTTACTAGAAGATTTAGCAGCGGCCTGTTGGCAACCAGGCGACCATCTGTGGTTGTTCTTTAGCGGTTATGGTGTCAACTATGGGGGACAAGATTACTTGATGCCAGTGGAAGGCAATCCTGAGTTAGTGCAGGAAACTGGCATAGAAATGCGATCGCTCATGCAAAGTCTCCAAATCGCTGACCTCAATGTTTTGGTGCTGCTAGATATTAACCGCGCTTCCAGTACCCAAGCCGATGCGACTGTTGGACAAGAAACCATTGAACTAGCTCAAGAATTACAACTAGCTACGATTGTATCTTGCGAACCAGAACAATTTTCCCGTGAAAGTAGTGAGTTAGGTTACGGATTTTTTACCGCTGCTTTGTTAGCCGCTTTGCGTTCTGGTCATGGCAGTAGTTTGGCGGATTTAAACAGTTATTTAAATGTTTTTACTCCAGAATTATGCCAACACTATTGGCGACCTACACAAAGTCCAGTAGCGATCATACCGGCTAATCCTCCCACCATCTTGCCGCAGCTAGAGGTGAATCATACAGTTACAGAAGTTCCCAGTACCCTGGAACCAACTGAAGCTAAACCCCATGAATTAGAGTCAACTGAAGCTGAAGGAAGTATTTTTCCAGAGGAAAACTTTGCTATGGCTTTGGCGGCTCCCCCGTTAGCACCATCACCCAAAAATCCAGCTAATTCTGCACACATAAGTATTTGGGAAGAATCCCCGGCTATACAATCTGTTGTTCGTGCTAGATCCCCGCAGCTGACTTTCCCAAATCTCCCTCTGGGAGAACAACAACTATCTAAATCACCAGATTTAGTAGCCAAACAAGAGTATGGCAACCAACAACCGCAATCATCGATCCCCTCCCCAGAAACGGGTATGGGAGGTAGGTTCATTCCTGATGTTCCCCAAGCCTATGTCTCTCGTTTATCTCAGAAAAAGATAAAAAACTCATTGTGGCAGCAGTTTGCTTTTTGGGGAAGTGGCATGATGTTGCTAACAGCTTTAGTGACAGTAGTTGTGCTTCGCAATCAAGAAAAATTTGTTGCGGGTAGAGAGGCGTTATCAGCCTCGCCTCATGATCGGTTAATTCCAGCCAAAAATCAGTCTAATGCCCAAATTACCTCTCTGTCTGAGTCCAAGAGTCGCAATCAAGCAGTATTGGACTTGGCGAAAATGTCTCTCAGGCAAACTCAAGCCACAGATCTGAGTTTAGCGATCGCCACTGCACGGAAAATTCAGGCGGGTGAACCACTTTACGAACAAGCCCAAGAAAATATCAATATTTGGAGTAATATGATCCTCAATCTAGCTGAGGGTCGGGCTAAACAAAGACAATATGCTAATGCGATCGCCGCAGCGCAATTAATCAGCAAAGAAGGCTCACTTTATCCCCAAGCGCAAGCAGCCATTAAGCAGTGGCGACAAGAAGCCAAGCAATATCTTGCTAACAAAACTTTGTTAGAAGCCGCTAATGCCTTAATTAAACCAGAACAAGCTTCTACATATAATCGTGCCATTGAAGTTGCCAAGCGTGTTCCCCAAGGTCAACCAGGATTTGATTTGGCGCAAAAATCAATCAACAAATGGAGTGAGAAAATTTTAGATCTGGCGAAAAGTCGCGCGGCTGAAGGTGATCCCCAGGCTGCCATTGCCACAGCTACCTTAGTTCCAGAAGAGACATCTGTTTACGAAGATGCTCAAGAAGCAATCCGCAAATGGCAAAAAAAATAG
- a CDS encoding Mo-dependent nitrogenase family protein, with protein sequence MKVFDNTTKKIFLASWVSISPAEVSKTHVTQLHHPNSQSGFDIFLPLRRRLNNIQIRDRELAHRLCRMIPAQCPFERDIKLFGKTLLHIPPMCKLNPLYEEVVSLRFRAMCYLADECGEDISQYC encoded by the coding sequence ATGAAGGTATTCGATAATACCACAAAAAAGATTTTTCTTGCAAGCTGGGTTTCAATAAGTCCGGCAGAGGTTAGCAAAACCCACGTAACCCAGCTGCACCATCCCAATTCCCAGTCAGGCTTTGATATTTTCCTCCCTCTACGACGAAGGTTAAACAACATTCAAATCCGCGATCGCGAATTAGCTCATCGTTTGTGCAGAATGATCCCCGCCCAATGTCCTTTTGAACGCGATATTAAATTATTCGGCAAAACCTTACTACACATACCGCCAATGTGCAAGCTCAACCCTTTATACGAGGAAGTCGTGAGTTTGCGTTTCCGGGCTATGTGCTATTTAGCAGATGAATGCGGCGAAGACATTTCGCAGTACTGTTAA